The following DNA comes from Microbacterium wangchenii.
CAGCGAGACGCCCGCGTCGAGCATCGCGTGGAACAGCGGCGCATAGCGCCACGACTCCTGCGTGAGCGCGGTGGCGTAATCGCGCGGGGCATCGGGGAGGAACGCGACGCCGAACAGCGACCCCGCCCGCGGCACCGCGTGCACGACGCCCTCGGCCGTGAGCGCCGCCGACAGCGCGTCGGCGATGGCGGATGCCGCAGCATCCACGCGCGCGTAGACCTCCGGCGTCGCCCCGCGCAGCGTCGCCAGGCCCGCCGCGACGGAGAGCGGATTGCCCGACAGCGTGCCCGCCTGGTACACCGGTCCGGCCGGGGCGAGGGCGTCCATGACGTCGGCTCGTCCGCCCAGGGCGGCCAGCGGCATCCCGCCGCCGACGACCTTGCCGAACGTGAACAGGTCGGGCGTGTACTCCTCGCCGGCGTCCTGCTGCAATCCCCAGAACCCGGCCGGATGCACGCGGAACCCGGTGAGCACCTCGTCGAGGATGAACAGCGCGCCGTGGGCGTGCGCGATGTCGGCGAGCGCGGCGTTGTAGCCGGGCAGCGGTGGCACGACGCCCATGTTCGCCGCGGCCGCTTCGACGATCACCGCGGCGATGCGGTCGCCGTGCAGCGCGAAGGCCTCGCGCACGGCGTCGAGGTCGTTGTAGGGCAGCACGAGGGTCTGCGCGGCGATGGGCGCGGGCACGCCCGCCGATCCGGGCAGGGCGAGCGTCGCGATGCCGGAGCCGGCGGCGGCCAGGAGCCCGTCGGAGTGGCCGTGGTAGTGCCCGGCGAACTTCACCAGCAGGTCGCGTCCTGTAACTCCGCGGGCGAGGCGGATGGCGGTCATGGTCGCCTCGGTGCCGGTGGAGACCAGCCGCACCTTCTCGACCGGGTGGCGCGCGCCGGCGGAGACGCGGGACGCGATGACATCCGCCAGCTCCACCTCGGCCGAGGTCGGGGCGCCGAAGGAGAGCCCGCGGGATGCGGCATCCTGCACCGCGGCGACGACCTCGGGATGGGCGTGGCCGAGCAGGGCGGGACCCCACGACGCGACGAGGTCGACGTACGTGCGGCCGGCCTCATCCGTCACCGTCGCGCCGCGCGCCGACGCCAGGAAGCGGGGCGTGCCGCCGACGGACCCGTACGCGCGCACGGGCGAGTTCACCCCGCCGGGGATGACGCTGCGCGCCCTGTCGAACCACTCGTCGTTGCGGTCGGTCATGTGCGGTTTCCCTTCCACCCACGTCGGCGAATGTCGCGAAGGTCGGAGGATGCGGGGGACATCCTCCGACGTCGGCGCGATCCTCCGACGTTCACAGATCGGCGCGGAGCCAGCGGGCGGCCTCGGCCGCCCAATACGTCAGGATGGCGTCGGCGCCGGCGCGGCGGATCGACAGGAGGCTCTCCTCGATCGCGCGGCGACGGTCGATCCAGCCGTTCGCGGCGGCGGCCTCGACCATCGCGTACTCGCCCGACACCTGGTACGCCCACACGGGCGCGTCCACGGCGGCACACACGTCGGCGAGCACGTCCAGGTACGGCAGGGCGGGCTTGACCATGACGACGTCGGCGCCCTCGTCCACATCCAGCAGCGCCTCGCGCACGCCCTCGCGGCCGTTGCCCGGGTCGAGCTGGTAGGTGCGGCGGTCGCCGGTCAGCTGCGAATCGACGGCTTCGCGGAACGGTCCGTAGAACGCCCCGGCGTACTTGGCCGAGTAGGCCAGCAGCATCGTGTCGGTGAACCCCTCGGCATCCAGCGCCGCGCGCACGTGCGCGACCTGGCCGTCCATCATCCCCGACAGCCCCAGCATCGCCGAGCCGGCACGGGCCTGGGCGAGGGCCATCGCGGCGTAGCGCTCGAGGGTCGCGTCGTTGTCGACCGCGCCGCGGGCGTCCAGGACGCCGCAGTGGCCGTGGTCGGTGAACTCGTCCAGGCACAGGTCGGTCTGCACCACCAGCGCGTCGCCCACCTCGGCCACGAGCGCCTCGGTGGCGACGTTGAGGATGCCACGGGGATCGTCGGCGCCGGAACCGACGGCGTCGCGCACGGCGGGGACGCCGAACAGCATGACGCCCCCCAGACCCGCGTCGGCGGCATCCACGGCGGCGGCCCGGAGGGAGTCGAGCGTGTGCTGGTGCACGCCCGGCATCGAGGAGATCGGTGCGGGCTCGGTGATGCCCTCGCGCACGAACAGCGGAAGGACCAGCTGCGAGGGGACGAGGTGCGTCTCACGCGCGAGACGGCGGACGGCCGGGCTCTGGCGGAGGCGACGCGGGCGATGCTGCGGGAAGCTCACGGCTGCAATTCGTCGGAGGCGTGCGGGAGGGGGAAGCGGGAGACGGCGTCGATGAGGGCGTCCACGGTCTGCTGATCGGCGATGACGTCCACGCTCAGGCCGGTGCGCCGGGCGTCCTTCGCGGTGCGGGGGCCGATGGCGGCGATCACGGTCGCCGGCGGGATGTCGGGGAACTGCGCGTGCACCTGCTCGGCGACCGACCCGCTCGTGACGAGAATGGCGTTGATCCGGCCGGATGCCACGTCGGTCGCGACCTTCTCGGCCACCGGAACCCCCACCGTCCGGTACGCGACGACGCTGCGCACCCGATGCCCGGCCTCGCTCAGCAGCCGCGTGAGGACGGGCTTGGCGATCTCGCTGCGCAGGGTGAGCACATCGCGCGGCTCGCTCTCGCGCGCGATCATCTCCTCGGCCAGCCCGGCGGCGGAGTTGTCGCGCTCGGGGACGAGGTCCACGCGGTAACCGACGGCCTGGAGGGCTGCCGCGGTGGTCTCCCCCACGGCGGCGATCTTCGTCTTGGCGGGGATCTGCGCGCGGTAGGCGTAGAGCACGTCCACCGTCGTGGCACTGGTGACGGTGAGCCAGTCGAAGGCCCCGGCGGCGAGGTCGGCGAGCGCCTGGTCGAGGGTCGCCTGATCGTTGGTCGGGGCGAAGTTGATCAGCGGGGCGATCACCGGCACGGCGCCCTGCTGCCGGAGGGTCGCCGCCACGCCGTCGCCCCACGGGCCCCCGCGCGGCACGAGCACGCGCCAGCCCGCGAGGGGCTTGCCGGGTGCCGGCGTAGACCGGGAGCTGTGATTCATGGGGTCGACTCTCGTGGTACCAGGTCGGCCGCCCCGCGTTCGAGCAGCCGACGTGCAATGTCGAACCCGGTGCGCGTAGCACGCGCGATCGGGTCCGCGCCGTCGGCAGCATCCGCACCATCGCCGCTACCTGGGTACCCACCATACCCCCGCTCGTGCGGGGGAGGGACTTCCAGCCGCACGGTGCGGTCCAGACCCACCCGGTGCGCGCCGTCGAGGGCGTACACGATGGCGCGCACGCGCAGATCCCCGTCCGTCACCTCCGCATGCGTTCCGACCGGCGCGGAGCATCCCGCATCCAGTCCGGCCAGAACCGCGCGCTCGGCGGTGACGGCGGTGCGCGTCGCGGTGTCGTCGAGGAGGGAGATTGCCGCGAGCAGATCGGGGTCGGCATCGGTCGTCGTCTCGACGGCGAGCGCGCCCTGGCCGGGGGCCGTGGGCCAGTCGGCCAACCCCAGCGGCTCGGCGTGCAGCCCGCCCAGATCGCCGCCGAGCCGGGAAAGCCCTGCGGCGGCCAGGATGACCGCATCCAGCTCCCCGTCGCGCACGCGGGCCAGGCGGGAGTCGACGTTGCCGCGCAGGTCCTGCACGCTCACGCGCGGGTTCCGGCGCCGCACCTGGGCGATGCGCCGCGGGGAGCCCGTCCCCACGACCGCGCCGTCGGCCAGATCGCCCAGCGGCGTCCCGTCGCGGGTGATCACGACATCGCGTGCGTCCTCCCGCAGCGGGGTGGCGGCGATCACCAGACCGGGAGGCTGCGCGGTGGGCAGATCCTTCAGCGAGTGCACGAGCAGGTCGCAGCGCCCCGCCAGCAGTGCCTCGCGCAGCGTCGTGGCGAACACCCCGCGGCCACCCAGCTGGGACAGCGACGCCCTCGAGACATCGCCTTCGCTGACGATGGGGACGAGCTCGACGGACCGGCCCGACGCGGCCGCGAGCGCGTCGGCGACCTGCTGGGATTGGGCAAGGGCCAGCGCGCTGCGCCGTGTGCCCAGACGAAGGGTCATCGGCGCCTCACTGCAGCACCTCGGGCACCTCATGCACCTCGATGAGCCGTCCCGTGAAGAACGGAACCTCCTCGCGGACGTGGCGGCGCGCCTCGGTGTAGCGCAGCTCGCGCATCATGTCGACCAGATCGGTGAGCACGTCGGCTTCCATGGGCAGCAGCCACTCGTAATCGCCCAGGGCGAAGGATGCGACGGTGTTGGCGGTCACGCCGGTGAAGGCGGCCCCCTTACGGCCGTGGTCGGCGAGCATCGCACGGCGCTCGGCCTCGGGAAGGAGGTACCACTCGTAGCTGCGCACGAACGGGTACACCGTGAGCCACTGCTTGGCCGGAACGCCGCGGAGGAAACCGGGCACGTGGGCGCGGTTGAACTCGGCGTCGCGGTGCACGCCCATCGCGTTCCACACCGGCAGGAGCGGCCGCAGCAGCTCGGTGCGGCGCAGCCGGCGCAGATCGCGCTGCAGCGCCTCGGGGTCGGGGCCGTACAGCCAGATCATCAGGTCGGCGTCGGCGCGGAGACCGCTCACGTCGTAGAACCCGCGCACCGTGACACCGCCGCTCTCGATGAGGGCGACGATGTCGCTCAGTTCGGTGTCGTCGGGCTCGGCGACAGGGTTCTCCGGGTCGCGACGGAGCACGGCCCAGAGGGTGAACACGGATTCGGGAGAGTCCTCGGACATGCCTCCAGTCTGCTCCGCGGCGCCCGAGCCACCAAACGCGCTCACCTGGTGTAGAGCCGCACCAATCCCCAGACCGCCAGGCCGGCCGCCACGGCGACTCCGACGACGGCGGCTGCCGCGCCCGTGGGGTTGACGCGTGCGAACTCCCGCGCTTGCGCGACACCGCGGTCCACGCCATGCCCCACGCGCTTGGGTACGTTCGCCTTGACCTCGATGGCTGCCAGCGTCGCCTTCAACTCGGCGCGCGCCTTCTCGACGGGATCGGAGATACCCAGCGCGACGGCGGTGCGGGGGACGGGAACGGGTCGATCAACGCTCATTCGCGTGCCTCTTTCACGATCCGGATGTCTTCTGCGACGGCCTGGCCGGGATTCTCCCCGGAGCCGAGTCGACGGAATCGCATGATGCCCAGGAGCGCGAGGATCGCGACGAGAACCAGCATCACGCCGAACACCACGAGGGCCGACAGCCACACCGGCCACCACGACGACAGGCCGGCGATCACGAAGGCGAAGAAGACCGGCAGCGACCAGAACAGCACGAACAGGGCGCCGACGAACCAGCCGGCCCCGATCCCGGCCTGCTTCGCCGTTTCACCCAGCCACTTCTTGGCGGCATTGATCTCGGCGACGACGAGATTGCGCACGAGCTCGGGGATGTCCCCGAGCAGGGTGAACAGACTCTCGTCGGCGCGGTCGCGGAACCCGCGCGGCGTGGTCATCTCAGTCAGCTCCCGGCGCTGGTGGCGTTCTTGGTTTCGCCGGCCTGCGGCTGACCCGAGGTCTTCGCGTCGTCGGAGTTCTTCGTCCCGGCGGAGTCCGTGTCACCGGACGTGGAGCCGCCGGCGGCCTCTTCGGCGTCTTCCAGCGAGTCCTCCACGGCTTCTGCGACGTCGCGGGCGGCCGACTTCGCAGCCGCGGCGGCGCGCTGCGCCTTCTCCGACACGCTGCCCGAGCCGCCGGCTGCCGTGGTGACGCGCTTCGCGCCGTCCCACAGGACGCCGGGGACGACCTTGGCCGCCGAGGTGCCGAACGCCTTGGCCTTGTCGACCTGCTTCTGCACCGGGTCGGTGTGCCAGGCCTTCAGAGCCTGTTCCTTGATCTGCTCGTAGCGTTCGCGGCCCGCGCGACTGCCGAGCACGTATCCGGCTGCGAGGCCGATGACGAGTCCTACTTTGCCCTTCATGGGGCTCTCCTCACGATCGATGATGGGAGGTGCGGTGCGCTCCCACAGTAGCCCCGTATTCCTCTCGCGGCATTCGCCCTTGACATCCTCCGACCGGGAGGGCAGGGTCACGCGCCCGAGGCCGTCTCCCGCCACAGCAGCGCCGAGCGGACGCGCTCGGCTTCGGCGCGCGCGTCGGGAACGACCTGGGCGAGGCCCGTGCCGGACAGCCACGCGCCCGTCGCCCCGAGGCCTGCGACGGCCCGGACGGCGCCGCGGGCCGCGGCCGTCGTGGCGGCGCGGCCGATCGTGGCCGCAGGCTGCGCCTGCGCGTACCGTTCGCGCTGCGCGCCGCGCAGGCTCGCCGCGCCCAGTTCCACGCCCAGCATCCTGGCCGCCTCCGCCAGGGCGAGGGATGCGGCGGCGTCGTCGTCGAGGGCGGCGGTGGCCGGTTCCTCGCCCTGCGCGCCGAACGAGACCCGCAGCACGTGACGATCCCCGCCGGCTGCGGCCGCGACCCACTCCCACTTGGCGGTGGAGTGCGTGAGCGCCTTGGCCGGTCCCGTGCCCGGCACGGTGAGCACGCCGGATCCGCGGGGCGCGGCGTCGAGGGCGGCGGAATCGACGACGAGGGTGACGACCTCCACGACGGGCGCGGGCGCGGCCTCGCGATCCAGCAGCGGCGCCACCGGGGAGAGCAGTTCCCGCGCCGCGCGCTCGGGCACCGCGACGATGACGGCGTCGGCGCGCATCGGGGAGGCGCCCCCGGCTGCCGCATCCGGCTGCTCCCCCGCGGCCTCGCCGTCGGCCACGTGCACGTCCCACGCCTCCCCCGTGGCCTGCAGGCCGGTGACGCGTGCACCCGTGCGGATCTCCCCGCCCAGTTCGCGCACACGCTCGGCCAGAGCGTCCACGAGCGTCGACATGCCCCCGCGCAGGCCCTCGACCGCGCTCCCCGGTGCCGCCGTGCGGCCGCCGCGCAGCTCGGCGACGGCGCCGCTGAGCGACCCCGTCCGGGTCAGCGCGGCGTTCAGCCCGGGTGCCGCCAGGTCGACGTCGATGTCGTCGGGCCGGGCGGAGTAGACCCCGCTGGTGACAGGAGCAACGAGCCGGTCGAGCACGCGCGCGCCCATGCGGCTGCGCACGAGCGCCCCCAGGCTCTGCTGATGCCCGATCGTGAGCGGCGGGCGCAGCCGGTCGAGGTAGGCCCGCCATGCGCCGCGCCATCCGATGATGCGCCGCACCTCCGGGGCCCACGGGTTGTCGGGGATGCCCAGCACGCCG
Coding sequences within:
- a CDS encoding glutamate-1-semialdehyde 2,1-aminomutase; translated protein: MTDRNDEWFDRARSVIPGGVNSPVRAYGSVGGTPRFLASARGATVTDEAGRTYVDLVASWGPALLGHAHPEVVAAVQDAASRGLSFGAPTSAEVELADVIASRVSAGARHPVEKVRLVSTGTEATMTAIRLARGVTGRDLLVKFAGHYHGHSDGLLAAAGSGIATLALPGSAGVPAPIAAQTLVLPYNDLDAVREAFALHGDRIAAVIVEAAAANMGVVPPLPGYNAALADIAHAHGALFILDEVLTGFRVHPAGFWGLQQDAGEEYTPDLFTFGKVVGGGMPLAALGGRADVMDALAPAGPVYQAGTLSGNPLSVAAGLATLRGATPEVYARVDAAASAIADALSAALTAEGVVHAVPRAGSLFGVAFLPDAPRDYATALTQESWRYAPLFHAMLDAGVSLPPSVYEAWFLTAAHDDDAVGRVIEALPAAARAAASAVAP
- the hemB gene encoding porphobilinogen synthase; the encoded protein is MSFPQHRPRRLRQSPAVRRLARETHLVPSQLVLPLFVREGITEPAPISSMPGVHQHTLDSLRAAAVDAADAGLGGVMLFGVPAVRDAVGSGADDPRGILNVATEALVAEVGDALVVQTDLCLDEFTDHGHCGVLDARGAVDNDATLERYAAMALAQARAGSAMLGLSGMMDGQVAHVRAALDAEGFTDTMLLAYSAKYAGAFYGPFREAVDSQLTGDRRTYQLDPGNGREGVREALLDVDEGADVVMVKPALPYLDVLADVCAAVDAPVWAYQVSGEYAMVEAAAANGWIDRRRAIEESLLSIRRAGADAILTYWAAEAARWLRADL
- a CDS encoding uroporphyrinogen-III synthase, which gives rise to MNHSSRSTPAPGKPLAGWRVLVPRGGPWGDGVAATLRQQGAVPVIAPLINFAPTNDQATLDQALADLAAGAFDWLTVTSATTVDVLYAYRAQIPAKTKIAAVGETTAAALQAVGYRVDLVPERDNSAAGLAEEMIARESEPRDVLTLRSEIAKPVLTRLLSEAGHRVRSVVAYRTVGVPVAEKVATDVASGRINAILVTSGSVAEQVHAQFPDIPPATVIAAIGPRTAKDARRTGLSVDVIADQQTVDALIDAVSRFPLPHASDELQP
- the hemC gene encoding hydroxymethylbilane synthase; the encoded protein is MTLRLGTRRSALALAQSQQVADALAAASGRSVELVPIVSEGDVSRASLSQLGGRGVFATTLREALLAGRCDLLVHSLKDLPTAQPPGLVIAATPLREDARDVVITRDGTPLGDLADGAVVGTGSPRRIAQVRRRNPRVSVQDLRGNVDSRLARVRDGELDAVILAAAGLSRLGGDLGGLHAEPLGLADWPTAPGQGALAVETTTDADPDLLAAISLLDDTATRTAVTAERAVLAGLDAGCSAPVGTHAEVTDGDLRVRAIVYALDGAHRVGLDRTVRLEVPPPHERGYGGYPGSGDGADAADGADPIARATRTGFDIARRLLERGAADLVPRESTP
- the hemQ gene encoding hydrogen peroxide-dependent heme synthase, which gives rise to MSEDSPESVFTLWAVLRRDPENPVAEPDDTELSDIVALIESGGVTVRGFYDVSGLRADADLMIWLYGPDPEALQRDLRRLRRTELLRPLLPVWNAMGVHRDAEFNRAHVPGFLRGVPAKQWLTVYPFVRSYEWYLLPEAERRAMLADHGRKGAAFTGVTANTVASFALGDYEWLLPMEADVLTDLVDMMRELRYTEARRHVREEVPFFTGRLIEVHEVPEVLQ
- a CDS encoding phage holin family protein, whose product is MTTPRGFRDRADESLFTLLGDIPELVRNLVVAEINAAKKWLGETAKQAGIGAGWFVGALFVLFWSLPVFFAFVIAGLSSWWPVWLSALVVFGVMLVLVAILALLGIMRFRRLGSGENPGQAVAEDIRIVKEARE
- the hemG gene encoding protoporphyrinogen oxidase, whose amino-acid sequence is MSEGPLDRLAAQARQKHVVVVGGGVAGLVAAWECAKVGVRVTVLEQDPRVGGVVRSAEIDGLVLDVGAESYATRGGTVRSLVDELGLSDAVTTPRPAGAWVAGLPGGAAAPLPRGGVLGIPDNPWAPEVRRIIGWRGAWRAYLDRLRPPLTIGHQQSLGALVRSRMGARVLDRLVAPVTSGVYSARPDDIDVDLAAPGLNAALTRTGSLSGAVAELRGGRTAAPGSAVEGLRGGMSTLVDALAERVRELGGEIRTGARVTGLQATGEAWDVHVADGEAAGEQPDAAAGGASPMRADAVIVAVPERAARELLSPVAPLLDREAAPAPVVEVVTLVVDSAALDAAPRGSGVLTVPGTGPAKALTHSTAKWEWVAAAAGGDRHVLRVSFGAQGEEPATAALDDDAAASLALAEAARMLGVELGAASLRGAQRERYAQAQPAATIGRAATTAAARGAVRAVAGLGATGAWLSGTGLAQVVPDARAEAERVRSALLWRETASGA